One Maribacter cobaltidurans genomic window carries:
- a CDS encoding S8 family serine peptidase yields MDYQKLSNNRNTLWGFLLFFFSVMSLVRAQSPELKSLIKEHYDFSKIGSMQVDLEFDYEISRAKTLAMAKANNLKLKEVLPNGKKVELQEIGQDGSPIYYETYSDNASQTSRASTLHANGILDLNLDGLGMQVGVWDAGVALTTHQEYDVRASVADGSNEIDAHATMVTGSLISSGIKRDAQGVAHRATVLSHDWTRDKIEVTEAAANGLLLSNHSYGIKSDRVPDWYFGSYIKVAQDWDNIMYNAPYYLMVTAAGNARHSGDNESPIFGTSSDGFDLMLGFTVAKNGLTVAGSNSRIDNNGNLKEATVSAYSSFGPVDDGRIKPDLAGDGSSILSTDAKGNTSYDVSAGTSMATPGVTGALLLLQQYNEQLYGSYLKAATLKGLALHSADDVDEQGPDYKMGWGVMNAKRAAEVLYQKDFSSHISENSLSDGETFSFNVKAKEGEPLVASISWTDPVSEYINRGELNNTTAALVNDLDIRITQDGKTFFPWKLDPKNPKAAARKGDNLVDPFEKIEIPDAEGSYTITISHKGSLKNLKQDFSLLVSGIVLTECTMKAPDNLSLNNPTDNQILLEWEEIPNGLYEIQYKKENEERWITDYVTTGSTMLTNLTLNENYVIRVRTFCSQNMASEYSMEYMFTFEGIDTTLGTLDMNQTLSAEATINFSVFPNPAVNQIRLLTEVGDSAMYRIVSASGIELKVGQAKNEPIQVADLAAGMYILQVMDGGTYKSTKFFKN; encoded by the coding sequence ATGGACTACCAAAAGCTCTCCAACAATAGGAATACCCTTTGGGGTTTTCTATTGTTCTTTTTTTCGGTTATGTCTCTTGTTCGTGCACAATCCCCGGAATTAAAATCCTTGATTAAAGAACATTATGATTTTTCAAAGATTGGGTCTATGCAAGTGGATCTAGAATTCGACTACGAAATAAGCAGGGCCAAAACGCTAGCGATGGCCAAAGCAAATAATTTAAAACTAAAGGAGGTACTTCCCAATGGTAAAAAAGTGGAATTACAGGAAATAGGCCAGGACGGAAGCCCCATTTATTATGAGACTTATTCAGATAATGCCAGTCAAACTTCTAGAGCCTCCACTTTACATGCCAATGGAATCTTGGATTTAAATTTGGATGGGCTTGGAATGCAAGTAGGTGTTTGGGACGCTGGTGTTGCCCTTACAACGCATCAGGAATACGATGTTAGGGCAAGCGTAGCCGATGGAAGTAACGAGATAGATGCCCATGCCACCATGGTCACTGGAAGTCTAATTTCTTCTGGTATCAAGAGGGATGCGCAGGGTGTAGCCCATAGGGCCACTGTACTGTCGCACGATTGGACAAGGGACAAAATAGAAGTAACCGAAGCGGCAGCAAATGGGCTATTGCTATCCAACCATTCTTATGGAATAAAATCGGACAGAGTACCGGATTGGTATTTTGGGTCCTACATCAAAGTGGCACAGGATTGGGACAACATCATGTACAACGCACCTTATTATCTTATGGTAACGGCTGCAGGGAATGCTAGGCACAGCGGAGATAATGAATCTCCCATTTTTGGAACCTCCTCTGATGGATTTGATTTAATGTTAGGTTTTACTGTCGCAAAAAATGGACTTACCGTTGCAGGATCTAATTCTAGAATTGACAATAACGGAAATCTAAAGGAAGCCACGGTTTCTGCCTATAGCAGTTTTGGTCCTGTAGATGATGGTAGAATAAAGCCAGATTTGGCCGGTGATGGTTCTTCTATACTATCTACGGATGCTAAAGGAAATACCAGCTATGATGTATCTGCCGGCACATCAATGGCTACTCCGGGTGTAACGGGCGCATTACTTCTATTACAGCAATACAATGAGCAGCTTTATGGCTCTTATTTAAAGGCGGCAACATTAAAAGGATTGGCCTTACATTCTGCAGATGATGTAGACGAACAAGGTCCAGATTATAAAATGGGATGGGGTGTAATGAATGCCAAAAGGGCCGCTGAGGTTTTATACCAAAAGGATTTTAGTAGTCATATCTCTGAAAATAGCTTGTCAGATGGGGAAACGTTTAGCTTTAATGTAAAGGCTAAGGAAGGAGAACCTTTGGTAGCCTCTATTTCTTGGACAGACCCTGTGTCGGAATATATCAATAGGGGTGAGCTTAACAATACAACGGCCGCGCTTGTAAATGACTTGGATATAAGAATTACACAAGACGGGAAAACATTCTTTCCATGGAAATTAGACCCTAAGAACCCAAAAGCGGCTGCACGCAAAGGAGATAATTTAGTAGATCCGTTTGAGAAAATCGAAATTCCAGATGCAGAGGGTTCCTATACCATAACCATAAGCCATAAAGGTAGTCTAAAGAACCTAAAACAAGACTTTTCCCTACTTGTATCGGGAATAGTGTTAACTGAATGTACTATGAAAGCACCTGACAATCTTAGTTTAAATAATCCTACGGATAACCAAATTTTATTGGAATGGGAAGAAATTCCAAATGGATTGTACGAAATACAATATAAAAAAGAAAACGAGGAAAGATGGATTACGGACTATGTAACCACCGGCTCAACTATGTTGACCAATTTAACTTTAAACGAAAATTATGTGATACGGGTAAGGACATTTTGTTCGCAAAACATGGCTTCCGAATATAGTATGGAGTACATGTTCACCTTTGAAGGTATTGATACAACACTAGGTACCTTGGATATGAATCAAACATTAAGTGCGGAGGCAACAATTAATTTCTCTGTATTTCCAAATCCTGCAGTAAATCAAATTCGTTTGCTGACCGAAGTTGGTGATTCGGCGATGTACAGAATCGTATCGGCCTCAGGTATAGAATTAAAAGTAGGGCAAGCAAAAAATGAACCAATTCAAGTGGCGGACCTTGCTGCCGGCATGTATATCCTTCAGGTTATGGATGGAGGAACATACAAGAGTACCAAATTCTTTAAAAATTAG
- a CDS encoding endonuclease/exonuclease/phosphatase family protein, producing the protein MPFSFFKKKTSKDLYTIAFYNLENLFDPENNARTLDEDFTPEGFKRWTPKKYRKKLSKLAKTIHGIGRPANTYPPVIIGVAEVENNSVLKNLIQTHPLEAVDYNFVHFDSPDERGIDTGLIYHQKYFKVLTSEAIPLFVDNPDGVRDTTRDILYVCGLLNGEKIHLFVNHWPSRRDGSESTEYKRITAAQVVKVKMGEIAAEEENPNFIVMGDFNDDPSSKSIQTLLEQTELHNPMESLHVPRSRGSASYKKIWSLFDQIILSHRFYRYEKGSHSFDTANIFDQEFLKELKGKYKGSPFRTFAGRKYLGGYSDHFPVYIILKYNK; encoded by the coding sequence GGAGAACAACGCCAGAACCTTGGACGAGGATTTTACACCGGAAGGCTTTAAACGATGGACACCTAAAAAGTATCGCAAAAAATTATCAAAATTGGCCAAGACCATTCATGGAATAGGTCGTCCTGCCAATACCTATCCGCCGGTAATTATTGGGGTGGCGGAAGTTGAGAACAATTCGGTTTTAAAGAATTTGATTCAAACACATCCTTTGGAAGCAGTAGATTACAATTTTGTGCATTTTGATTCCCCAGATGAAAGAGGCATCGATACGGGGCTTATTTATCACCAGAAGTACTTTAAGGTCCTAACCTCGGAAGCTATTCCACTTTTTGTGGACAATCCTGATGGGGTACGTGATACTACCCGTGACATTCTTTATGTATGCGGACTTCTTAATGGAGAAAAAATCCATCTTTTTGTAAATCACTGGCCTTCTAGGAGAGACGGGTCGGAAAGTACAGAATACAAAAGAATTACAGCTGCCCAGGTTGTAAAGGTTAAAATGGGTGAAATCGCCGCGGAAGAAGAAAACCCCAATTTTATAGTTATGGGCGATTTTAATGATGACCCATCTTCAAAAAGTATTCAAACCTTGCTAGAGCAAACGGAATTGCATAATCCCATGGAAAGTTTACATGTACCTAGGTCAAGGGGAAGTGCCAGTTACAAAAAAATATGGAGCCTTTTTGATCAGATTATTTTATCACATAGATTCTATAGGTATGAGAAAGGCAGCCATAGTTTTGACACTGCCAATATTTTTGATCAGGAGTTTTTGAAAGAATTAAAGGGCAAGTATAAAGGAAGTCCTTTTAGGACTTTTGCAGGAAGAAAATACTTGGGAGGATATAGTGATCATTTCCCCGTTTACATTATACTTAAATACAATAAATGA
- the katG gene encoding catalase/peroxidase HPI, with the protein MDNMKNPHGEAWDVNDSGAAGCPFLNGQMNQTAGGGTTNRDWWPNMLNLNILRLHSSKSDPMDPDFNYAEEFKKLDLAALKKDLTDLMTDSQDWWPADYGHYGPFFIRMAWHAAGTYRISDGRGGGSTGNQRFAPLNSWPDNANLDKARLLLWPIKQKYGKKISWADLLILAGNVAHESMGLKMFGFGGGREDIWQPEEDVYWGSETEWLGNKERYDEEGNKLENPLGAAHMGLIYVNPEGHNANPDPVEAAHYIRETFGRMAMDDYETVALIAGGHTFGKTHGAADPEKYVEAEPAAADIALQGLGWKNNYGSGSGADSITSGLEGAWTQTPTQWSHKYLENLFGFEWELTKSPAGAWQYKPVGDAGAGTVPDAHIEGKTHQPFMLVTDLSLRMDPEYEKISRHFLENPKEFEDAYARAWFKLTHRDMGPVDRYLGPEVPQEKLLWQDPVPAVDHELINESDIQELKKNILASGLSLSSMVSAAWGAASIYRDSDKRGGANGGRIRLEPQRNWKANNPQQLAEVIDTLERIQKEFNDGQSGNKKVSFADLVVLAGTAAVEKAAHNAGHTIDVPFSPGRTDATQEDTDVEAFEALEPLADGFRNFTKDKYSVKGESLLVDRANLLTLTPPEMTVLVGGMRSLGTNTDGSNNGIFTDKKDQLTNDFFVNLLNMGTTWKSISDDDTLFEGTDRKTGEKKWTGTRVDLIFGSNSELRALAEVYATSDAKEKFVKDFVKAWTKVMNLDRFDLK; encoded by the coding sequence ATGGATAATATGAAAAATCCCCATGGAGAAGCCTGGGACGTGAATGATTCTGGAGCGGCAGGTTGCCCTTTTTTAAACGGGCAAATGAACCAAACAGCCGGAGGAGGAACCACAAATAGAGATTGGTGGCCAAATATGTTGAATTTGAACATATTGAGGTTACACTCCTCCAAATCCGATCCAATGGATCCTGATTTTAACTATGCGGAGGAATTCAAGAAACTGGATTTGGCAGCACTTAAAAAGGACTTAACGGATTTAATGACCGATAGCCAAGATTGGTGGCCAGCGGATTATGGACACTACGGTCCGTTTTTCATCCGTATGGCCTGGCATGCTGCCGGAACCTATAGAATTTCCGATGGACGAGGTGGTGGAAGCACAGGAAACCAACGTTTTGCTCCCCTGAATAGCTGGCCGGACAACGCCAACTTGGATAAGGCACGTTTGTTATTATGGCCTATCAAACAGAAGTACGGTAAGAAAATATCTTGGGCGGATTTGTTGATTTTGGCCGGTAATGTGGCGCATGAGTCCATGGGCTTGAAGATGTTCGGCTTCGGAGGCGGTCGTGAGGATATCTGGCAACCCGAGGAAGATGTATACTGGGGTTCTGAAACGGAATGGTTAGGAAACAAGGAACGATACGATGAAGAAGGCAATAAATTGGAAAATCCATTAGGAGCCGCCCATATGGGATTGATTTATGTGAATCCGGAAGGACATAATGCCAATCCAGATCCTGTTGAGGCAGCACATTATATCAGGGAGACTTTTGGTAGAATGGCGATGGACGATTATGAGACCGTGGCATTGATCGCAGGGGGTCACACCTTTGGAAAAACGCATGGTGCCGCAGACCCTGAAAAATATGTAGAAGCGGAACCCGCTGCAGCGGATATTGCATTGCAGGGATTGGGCTGGAAAAATAATTATGGTAGTGGTTCCGGTGCGGACAGCATTACCAGTGGCCTGGAAGGTGCATGGACACAGACCCCAACCCAATGGAGTCATAAGTATTTAGAGAACTTATTTGGGTTTGAATGGGAACTTACCAAAAGTCCGGCGGGAGCTTGGCAGTACAAGCCTGTTGGGGATGCAGGTGCAGGAACTGTTCCCGATGCCCACATTGAAGGAAAGACCCATCAACCTTTTATGTTGGTCACGGATCTTTCATTACGTATGGATCCGGAATATGAGAAAATCTCAAGACACTTCTTGGAGAACCCTAAAGAGTTTGAAGATGCGTATGCACGAGCTTGGTTTAAATTGACCCATAGGGACATGGGACCGGTAGATCGGTATTTAGGCCCAGAAGTACCCCAAGAAAAATTGCTTTGGCAAGACCCTGTTCCTGCGGTTGACCATGAATTAATTAATGAATCCGATATCCAGGAGTTGAAAAAGAACATTCTGGCTTCAGGTCTATCGCTTTCCAGCATGGTTTCGGCAGCATGGGGAGCAGCTTCCATTTACAGGGATTCCGATAAACGTGGAGGAGCCAATGGCGGACGAATCCGTTTGGAGCCTCAAAGGAATTGGAAAGCCAATAATCCACAGCAATTGGCTGAGGTAATAGATACTTTGGAACGCATTCAGAAGGAGTTTAACGATGGACAATCCGGAAATAAGAAAGTCTCTTTTGCAGACTTGGTTGTATTGGCTGGAACCGCTGCCGTGGAAAAAGCGGCACATAATGCGGGACATACTATAGATGTACCTTTTTCACCTGGTAGAACAGATGCGACTCAAGAGGACACGGATGTGGAAGCATTTGAGGCTTTGGAACCATTGGCCGATGGCTTTAGGAACTTTACCAAGGACAAATATTCCGTAAAGGGAGAATCGCTATTGGTGGACCGCGCCAATCTTTTGACGCTTACACCACCTGAGATGACTGTATTGGTTGGAGGTATGCGTTCGTTAGGAACCAATACTGATGGTTCCAATAATGGTATTTTCACAGACAAGAAGGACCAGCTGACCAATGATTTCTTTGTAAACCTTTTAAATATGGGAACCACTTGGAAGTCGATTTCAGACGATGATACCCTTTTTGAAGGAACGGACCGAAAAACCGGTGAAAAGAAATGGACAGGAACCCGTGTAGATTTGATTTTTGGATCTAACTCAGAATTGAGGGCCCTAGCCGAAGTATACGCCACTTCAGATGCCAAGGAAAAGTTTGTAAAGGACTTTGTAAAGGCATGGACCAAAGTGATGAACTTGGACAGGTTTGATTTGAAATAG